One genomic segment of Flavobacteriaceae bacterium includes these proteins:
- the yidD gene encoding membrane protein insertion efficiency factor YidD, giving the protein MNRVNFVYLCLLNDTKPFNVLNKIIIYPLVAIIRFYQIVISPYTPSTCRYSPTCSHYAVEALRKRGLFTGIRLSVKRISGCHPWGRGGYDPVSEKRK; this is encoded by the coding sequence ATGAATAGAGTCAATTTTGTCTACCTATGTTTATTAAATGACACCAAACCTTTTAATGTCTTGAATAAAATAATAATATATCCGTTGGTAGCTATTATACGTTTTTACCAAATAGTGATATCCCCATATACCCCTTCGACTTGCAGGTATTCTCCTACTTGTTCTCATTATGCAGTGGAAGCGTTACGGAAGAGAGGACTTTTTACAGGTATCCGGTTGTCGGTAAAAAGGATATCTGGTTGCCATCCATGGGGTAGAGGTGGTTATGATCCGGTATCTGAAAAACGAAAGTAA
- the lgt gene encoding prolipoprotein diacylglyceryl transferase, producing MNFLAIEWDPSVGIHLGFFTIRWYSLMFVAAFLFGFKLMKKMYANDGIPTEKVDPLFMYTFISMLIGMRLGDVFFYSWDYYKDHLLEIILPFKEKEGSTALFGLLDGWKFTGFTGFASHGAAIAIIGTMYFYAKKHLQKPWLFVLDRLIIAAALGGFFIRIGNFFNSEIYGKATGSDFGIIFVANKENFARHPTQLYEAFGYLLLFYVLWRLYWKTNKKEQLGYIFGVFMVALWSLRFIIEFLKEPQVKARGEEWFFSPLNTGQVLSIPLILIGVWLIFRKQNTKTIS from the coding sequence ATGAATTTTCTAGCAATTGAGTGGGATCCGTCTGTCGGGATCCATTTGGGATTTTTTACCATCAGGTGGTATAGTTTAATGTTTGTTGCCGCATTTCTCTTTGGTTTCAAACTGATGAAAAAAATGTATGCAAATGACGGTATTCCTACGGAAAAAGTAGACCCGTTATTTATGTATACCTTTATTTCCATGTTAATAGGCATGCGTTTGGGAGATGTCTTTTTTTACAGTTGGGATTATTATAAAGACCACTTGTTAGAGATTATTTTACCTTTTAAAGAAAAGGAAGGATCTACCGCTTTGTTTGGCTTATTAGATGGCTGGAAATTTACGGGTTTCACCGGATTTGCAAGCCATGGAGCTGCTATTGCTATTATAGGAACCATGTATTTTTATGCAAAAAAGCACTTACAAAAACCCTGGTTATTTGTTTTGGACAGATTGATTATTGCTGCTGCTTTGGGAGGCTTTTTTATTCGTATCGGTAATTTTTTTAATTCGGAAATTTACGGAAAAGCAACCGGCTCTGATTTTGGTATTATTTTTGTAGCGAACAAAGAAAATTTTGCAAGACATCCGACACAATTATACGAAGCTTTTGGTTATTTGCTTTTGTTCTATGTCCTTTGGAGGTTGTATTGGAAAACAAATAAGAAGGAGCAATTGGGATACATATTCGGTGTATTTATGGTGGCTTTGTGGTCTTTGCGTTTTATCATTGAATTTTTAAAAGAACCACAAGTGAAGGCTAGAGGAGAAGAGTGGTTTTTTAGCCCGTTAAATACAGGTCAGGTTTTGAGCATTCCTTTAATTCTTATAGGGGTTTGGTTAATTTTCAGGAAACAAAACACAAAAACTATTTCATAA
- a CDS encoding M1 family peptidase → MKNITSFLLSVLVSVSVFGQEAPKKRQGGHTDTNKFRQMKDLLPTPNAQRTASGAPGNEYTQQKVDYVMDIRLNEATNRIYGSEYITYHNNSKDHLEYLWVQLDQNMRAPDSKTPLARSQGTSAFISTSNFTGTYMKDKPDFGFKIEAVKNADGSSLSHTINRTMMRINLPKPLAPGKTFKFSIKWNYLINNSVEDGGRSGFESFPDGNNNYTIAQFFPRLAVYDNVEGWQNMQFWGRSEWALEFGDYDVKLTVPADHILDATGDLQNPKKVLTRKQLKRFEQARKSYKDPVFIVTQEEAEKAEKGRTTKTKIWHFKAKNVRDFAFASSRKYIWDAMGVNINGRTVMAVSLYPKEGNPLWEEHSTRVVANTLEEYSKLTFDYPYSKATSVHAKRQGMEYPMICFNYGRPNPDGTYSERTKRGMIGVITHEIGHNFFPMIVNSDERQWTWMDEGLNSFVETLAELDYDPNFFTGNLPKDIVRYMGGDQSNLSPIMSQGDYVKQFGPNAYTKPAAGLYMLRQTIMGPELFDYAFRTYSQRWMFKHPTPADFFRSMEDASAMDLDWFWRGWFYTTDYTDIGIKEVKSLYLTDKPNERVQKLMEQYPEYFKQQGPMVFMTDKKEDAVNPKNLTDYLASLSEEDRKSLKEAPSFMYEVTFEKSGGLVMPIIVELTYADGTTERQTFPAQIWMKNDEQVRRVFASNKEITKITVDPNLETADVDTSNNTWPEKEASKFDKFKDKIKG, encoded by the coding sequence ATGAAGAACATAACTTCTTTTTTACTTTCCGTATTGGTAAGTGTTTCTGTTTTTGGACAAGAAGCGCCTAAGAAACGTCAGGGCGGCCATACGGATACAAACAAATTCAGGCAAATGAAGGATCTTTTGCCAACGCCAAATGCACAAAGAACAGCGTCCGGCGCACCGGGCAATGAGTATACACAGCAAAAGGTAGACTATGTAATGGATATTCGCCTGAATGAGGCCACGAACCGGATCTACGGTTCGGAATACATTACATATCACAACAACTCAAAAGATCATCTGGAGTATCTATGGGTACAGTTAGATCAAAATATGAGAGCTCCGGACTCCAAAACCCCCCTGGCGCGGTCTCAAGGGACAAGTGCTTTTATATCTACTTCGAATTTTACCGGAACATATATGAAAGACAAGCCCGATTTCGGTTTTAAAATTGAAGCTGTAAAAAATGCTGACGGCAGTTCGCTATCGCATACCATCAACAGAACGATGATGAGAATTAATTTACCAAAACCGCTGGCTCCCGGAAAAACATTCAAATTCAGTATTAAATGGAATTATTTAATTAATAATTCGGTTGAAGATGGCGGCCGTTCGGGTTTTGAATCTTTTCCGGACGGAAATAACAACTATACGATTGCGCAATTCTTTCCCAGGTTAGCCGTTTATGACAATGTAGAAGGCTGGCAAAACATGCAATTTTGGGGACGTAGTGAGTGGGCTCTGGAATTTGGCGATTACGATGTAAAACTAACCGTTCCTGCGGATCACATATTAGATGCTACCGGCGATTTACAGAATCCTAAAAAAGTGCTGACCAGAAAGCAGTTAAAACGTTTTGAGCAGGCAAGAAAATCGTATAAAGATCCTGTTTTTATCGTAACACAGGAAGAAGCCGAAAAAGCAGAAAAAGGGCGCACTACAAAAACAAAAATCTGGCATTTTAAAGCAAAAAACGTAAGAGATTTTGCCTTTGCATCATCTAGAAAATATATATGGGATGCTATGGGTGTAAATATAAACGGGAGAACGGTAATGGCAGTATCATTATATCCGAAAGAAGGGAATCCGTTATGGGAAGAACACTCTACCAGAGTAGTTGCCAATACACTGGAAGAATATTCCAAATTGACATTTGACTATCCATATAGCAAAGCCACTTCCGTACATGCAAAACGCCAGGGGATGGAGTATCCAATGATTTGTTTTAATTACGGCCGGCCAAATCCGGACGGAACGTATTCGGAAAGAACCAAAAGAGGAATGATCGGTGTGATTACCCACGAGATAGGACACAATTTCTTTCCTATGATCGTAAATTCCGATGAGCGTCAATGGACGTGGATGGACGAAGGTTTAAATTCGTTTGTTGAGACTTTAGCTGAGTTAGATTATGATCCCAATTTCTTTACCGGCAATTTGCCGAAAGATATTGTAAGATATATGGGCGGAGATCAGAGTAATTTATCACCTATTATGTCTCAGGGAGATTACGTAAAACAATTTGGGCCTAATGCTTATACAAAACCGGCTGCCGGATTGTACATGTTACGCCAAACGATCATGGGACCGGAATTATTTGACTATGCTTTTAGAACTTATTCACAAAGATGGATGTTCAAACATCCTACTCCGGCAGATTTCTTCAGATCTATGGAAGATGCTTCCGCAATGGATCTGGACTGGTTCTGGAGAGGATGGTTCTATACTACGGATTATACGGATATAGGTATTAAAGAAGTAAAATCGCTATATCTTACTGACAAACCCAATGAAAGAGTTCAAAAGTTAATGGAGCAATATCCCGAGTATTTTAAGCAACAAGGACCCATGGTGTTTATGACCGATAAAAAAGAAGATGCGGTAAACCCAAAAAACCTAACTGATTACTTGGCATCTTTATCCGAAGAAGACAGAAAAAGCTTAAAAGAAGCTCCCAGTTTTATGTATGAAGTTACCTTTGAAAAATCCGGTGGTCTGGTAATGCCGATTATTGTAGAATTAACGTATGCAGACGGAACTACCGAAAGGCAGACGTTTCCTGCGCAAATTTGGATGAAAAATGACGAACAGGTAAGAAGAGTTTTTGCTTCCAATAAAGAGATTACCAAAATTACCGTAGATCCGAATTTGGAAACCGCAGATGTAGATACAAGTAATAATACATGGCCTGAAAAAGAGGCTAGTAAGTTTGATAAATTTAAAGATAAAATAAAAGGGTAG
- the pepE gene encoding dipeptidase PepE has product MKKLIIASTSTLYKGTYLAYLLPVFSSFFKKVKTVVFIPYARPGGISYDAYTTHVKKAFDNINVDIMGLHTFENPKEAIQNAEGIFTGGGNTFELVNQLYEKDIMEDLKVAINRGTPYLGTSAGSNICGLTMMNTNDMPIVYPPGFETLGCIPFNINPHYLDPDLSSQHMGETRETRIKEFHVFHKICVLGLREGSWLEVTGNRIILKGTLTARWFQPGKEPIEIAPNVEIDCSER; this is encoded by the coding sequence ATGAAAAAACTGATCATTGCCAGTACATCCACTCTTTACAAAGGCACTTATTTAGCATATTTATTGCCAGTGTTTTCCTCTTTTTTTAAGAAGGTAAAAACCGTAGTATTCATACCTTATGCCCGACCGGGCGGGATTTCTTATGATGCTTATACAACCCATGTAAAAAAGGCATTTGATAATATAAATGTAGATATCATGGGGCTTCATACATTTGAAAATCCTAAAGAAGCAATTCAAAATGCGGAAGGTATTTTTACCGGAGGAGGAAATACATTTGAACTGGTGAATCAGCTATATGAAAAAGATATTATGGAAGACTTAAAAGTTGCTATTAACAGAGGAACTCCATATTTGGGAACGAGTGCCGGAAGCAATATCTGCGGATTAACTATGATGAATACCAATGATATGCCTATTGTATATCCGCCGGGTTTTGAAACACTAGGTTGTATTCCTTTTAATATTAATCCGCATTATTTAGATCCTGATTTAAGCTCTCAACACATGGGAGAAACGAGAGAAACAAGGATAAAAGAATTTCATGTATTCCATAAAATTTGTGTGTTGGGATTAAGAGAAGGTAGTTGGTTAGAAGTTACCGGTAACCGTATAATACTGAAAGGAACTTTGACGGCAAGGTGGTTTCAACCTGGTAAAGAACCTATAGAAATAGCACCTAATGTTGAAATTGATTGTTCCGAACGATAA
- a CDS encoding class I SAM-dependent RNA methyltransferase: MNTDFKMVATTLFGLENVLANELRALGAKDIKENIRSVSFRGDKGFMYKANIALRTAIRILKPIKTVKVFNEEDLYAAIQKIKWEKYLEVDGTFAIGAVVNSKNFTTNSHYISLKSKDAIADYFRHKYSKRPDVDIKYPDVKIHVHIQKEWCTISLDSSGASLHKRGYRSSTNMAPINEVLAAGMVLLSGYTGDENFIDPMCGSGTILIEAAMIANRIPANINRKHFAFENWKDYDEDLYFTIQDALLEKTRNSHFKIMGFDKAPSAIYKAKQNIANANLKEFIGVHHINFFNSTKEVFGNTTIIFNPPYGERLAIDPAVFYKKIGDTLKHNYPNTTAWFITSDIQVLKHVGLRTSRRIPLKNADLECRFVKYELYEGSRKIKKKVSKDKKD; this comes from the coding sequence ATGAATACCGATTTTAAAATGGTTGCCACTACCCTTTTCGGTTTGGAAAATGTGCTGGCAAATGAGTTAAGAGCATTGGGAGCCAAGGACATAAAGGAAAATATTCGCAGTGTTTCTTTTAGAGGGGATAAAGGTTTTATGTATAAAGCCAATATTGCACTTCGTACAGCCATCAGGATTTTAAAACCCATTAAAACCGTAAAAGTTTTTAATGAGGAAGATTTGTATGCAGCCATCCAAAAAATAAAATGGGAAAAGTATTTGGAAGTAGACGGTACTTTTGCAATTGGAGCAGTTGTTAATTCTAAAAATTTTACCACCAACTCACATTATATTTCACTAAAATCCAAAGATGCTATTGCCGATTATTTTAGACATAAATATAGCAAACGCCCCGATGTAGATATAAAATATCCGGACGTAAAAATACATGTACACATTCAAAAAGAATGGTGTACCATTTCTTTGGATTCTTCCGGAGCATCTCTACATAAAAGAGGATACAGAAGTTCAACCAATATGGCTCCTATTAATGAAGTATTGGCTGCCGGAATGGTTTTATTATCCGGATATACAGGTGATGAAAACTTTATAGACCCTATGTGTGGCTCCGGAACCATTTTGATTGAAGCTGCAATGATAGCTAATAGGATTCCGGCAAATATTAACCGGAAACATTTTGCCTTTGAAAATTGGAAAGACTATGACGAAGATTTGTATTTTACCATACAAGATGCTTTGTTAGAAAAAACTCGAAACTCGCATTTTAAAATAATGGGTTTTGATAAAGCACCTTCTGCAATATACAAGGCAAAACAGAATATTGCCAATGCCAATTTGAAGGAATTTATAGGCGTACATCATATTAACTTTTTCAATTCGACCAAAGAAGTATTTGGAAATACAACTATTATTTTTAACCCCCCGTACGGAGAACGCTTAGCTATAGACCCCGCAGTATTTTATAAAAAAATAGGGGATACCTTAAAGCACAATTACCCAAATACTACTGCATGGTTCATCACTTCGGATATACAAGTGCTAAAGCACGTGGGATTACGAACTTCCAGACGTATTCCGTTAAAAAATGCCGACCTGGAATGTCGTTTTGTAAAGTATGAACTTTATGAAGGTTCCAGAAAAATCAAAAAAAAGGTGTCTAAAGATAAAAAAGACTAA
- a CDS encoding methyltransferase domain-containing protein, whose amino-acid sequence MKRADWFTDWFNTKYYHILYKDRNDVDARVFMQNITSFIQLPKGSHIADIPCGKGRHSVFLNSLGYTVTGIDLSENSIAYAKQFENKNLRFFVKDMRLPLQNKYDAVFNLFTSFGYLEHDSEDILVLENFKNGLKKNAVLVMDFLNVEKIRQNIVTDEVKVVDGIVFSIRREIENGVILKYISFEAEGKKHAYTEYVKYIDLPKMKTHYEKVNLKIHHIFGDYQLNRFDENTSNRLILVAS is encoded by the coding sequence ATGAAAAGAGCAGATTGGTTTACGGACTGGTTTAATACAAAATATTATCACATTTTGTATAAGGATAGAAATGATGTTGACGCCCGGGTATTTATGCAAAACATTACTTCGTTTATACAGCTTCCTAAGGGAAGTCATATTGCAGATATTCCTTGTGGCAAAGGCAGACATTCGGTTTTTTTAAACTCTTTAGGGTATACTGTCACAGGAATCGACCTGTCTGAAAACAGTATTGCTTATGCAAAACAATTTGAAAATAAAAACCTCCGTTTTTTTGTAAAAGACATGCGGCTTCCTCTCCAAAACAAATACGATGCTGTTTTTAACTTATTTACAAGCTTTGGCTACTTAGAACATGACAGCGAAGATATTTTAGTACTCGAAAACTTTAAAAACGGATTAAAAAAAAATGCGGTTTTAGTGATGGATTTTTTGAATGTAGAAAAAATACGTCAAAATATTGTTACCGATGAAGTAAAGGTAGTTGACGGAATTGTTTTCAGCATAAGAAGAGAAATAGAAAACGGAGTTATTTTAAAATATATTTCCTTTGAAGCAGAAGGTAAAAAACATGCCTACACTGAGTATGTAAAATATATAGATCTCCCGAAAATGAAAACGCATTATGAGAAAGTAAATCTAAAAATTCATCATATTTTTGGAGATTATCAACTCAACCGTTTTGATGAAAATACCTCTAATCGATTAATTTTAGTTGCTTCATGA
- a CDS encoding ZIP family metal transporter → MSIVYLIASVWTGVLFVFLMKPNKKFIRLLLAFSGAYLLSVTILHLLPDVYHHSGNTRITGMYILLGIVLQSVLESFSKGAEHGHIHHHGVDKKIPVLLFVSLCTHAFSEGLPIEHAGENLLWAIVVHKIPITIVLTGFLIQAKFSRTIIIILLTIFGFMSPLGVFLAEKIPFFEKYTMEITAVIIGVFLHISTIILFESSEDHSFNLQKFMAIFLGILLTIFTL, encoded by the coding sequence ATGAGCATCGTTTATCTTATTGCATCCGTATGGACAGGTGTACTATTTGTATTTCTCATGAAGCCCAATAAAAAATTTATTCGTTTACTGTTAGCTTTTAGCGGTGCGTATTTATTATCAGTAACTATTTTGCATTTATTGCCTGATGTCTATCACCATTCCGGGAATACCCGAATAACCGGTATGTATATACTACTGGGAATTGTACTACAATCTGTATTGGAGTCTTTTTCCAAAGGAGCAGAACACGGCCATATTCACCACCATGGAGTTGATAAAAAAATTCCTGTTCTGTTGTTTGTTAGTTTGTGCACCCATGCTTTTTCGGAGGGGTTGCCTATTGAGCATGCCGGAGAAAATTTGTTATGGGCAATTGTAGTACATAAAATTCCTATTACCATAGTGCTTACCGGCTTTTTGATTCAGGCAAAATTTTCCCGAACAATCATTATTATACTTCTCACCATTTTTGGATTCATGAGTCCTCTTGGAGTTTTCTTGGCTGAAAAAATACCTTTTTTTGAAAAATATACTATGGAAATTACAGCAGTAATTATTGGTGTTTTTCTGCATATTTCTACTATTATTCTTTTTGAAAGTTCCGAAGATCATTCGTTTAACTTGCAGAAATTTATGGCCATTTTCTTAGGGATTTTACTGACAATATTTACTTTATAA
- a CDS encoding response regulator, with product MAEDHQMLIDGVKSFFEYDEDIHIIGTVNNGQDLIKLVTLKQPKLVITDIRMPIMDGIQATRQIKKQFPHIYVLAMTMFDQPDAIKQMLDAGATGYLLKNSGIKMLSKAIVTVAGGETFFDPNVAFNFMNDYIDENVHIGKTEEIVLSNREKEILHLIANGNTSKEISEILFIAKTTVDTHRKNMIRKLQLTNGNELVKYAIDKKYQF from the coding sequence ATTGCCGAAGATCATCAAATGCTGATTGACGGCGTAAAATCTTTTTTTGAATATGACGAAGATATCCATATCATTGGTACTGTGAACAACGGACAAGATTTGATAAAATTAGTTACGCTAAAGCAACCCAAACTGGTCATTACCGATATACGAATGCCCATTATGGATGGCATACAGGCTACACGGCAAATCAAAAAACAATTCCCTCATATATACGTATTGGCGATGACTATGTTTGACCAACCCGACGCCATTAAACAAATGCTAGATGCCGGAGCTACCGGCTATTTACTTAAAAACTCCGGAATAAAAATGCTTTCCAAAGCCATAGTTACCGTTGCCGGCGGCGAAACTTTTTTTGACCCCAATGTGGCTTTTAATTTTATGAATGATTATATAGATGAAAACGTACATATTGGTAAAACAGAAGAAATTGTACTGTCAAACAGAGAAAAAGAAATTCTGCATCTTATAGCCAATGGGAATACCTCTAAAGAAATATCAGAAATATTGTTTATTGCAAAAACAACTGTTGATACACATCGAAAAAATATGATTCGTAAACTACAATTAACTAACGGCAACGAATTGGTGAAGTACGCTATTGATAAAAAATATCAGTTTTAG
- a CDS encoding TIGR02453 family protein gives MQFEKSGLQFLCDLKKNNHRDWFAENKPRFKAAQDNAKAFYAAIRENLEKHDEIDKFKLFRIYRDVRFSKDKTPYQPHFAGSFSRKGKHLRGGYYLRIRPGESFLAGGFWEPNKEDLFRIRKEIEMDASEMRAILKEQNYVKYFGGKFEGSELKYAPRGFDKEHPDVDLLRKKGFIAVRNFTDIQVLDTNFLEELNVTYQALRPFFDYMSDVLTTNLNGESIL, from the coding sequence ATGCAATTCGAGAAATCAGGCCTCCAGTTTTTATGCGACTTAAAAAAGAATAATCATCGCGATTGGTTTGCGGAAAATAAACCCCGTTTTAAAGCTGCACAGGACAATGCAAAAGCTTTTTATGCCGCTATTAGGGAAAATTTAGAGAAACATGACGAAATTGATAAATTCAAACTATTCCGTATTTACAGAGATGTTCGCTTTTCGAAAGATAAAACACCTTATCAACCACATTTTGCAGGCTCTTTCTCTAGAAAAGGAAAACACCTGCGAGGAGGTTATTATTTGAGAATACGCCCGGGAGAAAGTTTTTTAGCCGGTGGATTTTGGGAACCAAATAAAGAAGATTTATTTCGTATTCGTAAAGAAATAGAAATGGATGCTTCGGAGATGCGGGCCATTTTAAAAGAGCAAAATTATGTAAAATATTTTGGGGGTAAGTTTGAAGGAAGCGAGTTAAAATATGCTCCCCGCGGTTTTGATAAAGAGCATCCGGATGTAGATTTGTTACGTAAAAAAGGATTCATTGCCGTTCGTAATTTTACTGATATTCAGGTTTTGGACACAAATTTCTTAGAGGAGTTGAATGTAACTTACCAAGCTTTGCGCCCGTTTTTTGATTATATGAGCGATGTTTTGACTACAAATCTGAATGGAGAATCTATTCTTTAA
- the fahA gene encoding fumarylacetoacetase produces MKITANNPNRKSWLSVPVNSDFPIQNIPFGVFIIKDDIITVGSRIGDYAIDLGALHQLGYFDGIPLTDDIFLQNNLNDFIADGRKTWRLVRNRIADIFDVTNGALRDNVQHKDKVIFRMDEVEMLLPVRVGDYTDFYASKEHATNVGSLFRDPENALLPNWLHIPIGYHGRSSSIIPSGTPVRRPYGQTKPPEGSATPGFCPSKLLDFELEMAFITTTSNHLGERISVKEAEEYIFGLVQFNDWSARDIQAWEYVPLGPFLGKSFASTISPWIVTLDALEPFRVDNPKQDPAPLAYLQHSGKGSFDIHLQVAIQPEGEKETVVANSNFKYMYWTMAQQLAHHTVNGCPVNAGDMMGSGTISGPTKDSYGSMLELTWKGKNPLQMSDGSERKFINDHDTVIMRAHCQNDNVRIGFGECIGKIVPAK; encoded by the coding sequence ATGAAAATAACAGCAAACAATCCTAACAGAAAATCGTGGCTTTCAGTTCCCGTTAATTCTGATTTCCCAATACAAAATATCCCTTTTGGAGTCTTCATTATCAAAGACGATATTATTACCGTCGGAAGCAGAATCGGAGATTATGCTATTGATTTGGGAGCATTACATCAATTAGGATATTTTGATGGAATCCCGCTCACCGATGATATTTTTTTACAAAACAATTTAAATGATTTCATTGCGGATGGAAGAAAAACGTGGCGTTTGGTACGAAATAGAATTGCAGATATTTTTGACGTAACGAACGGTGCATTGAGGGACAATGTGCAGCATAAAGACAAAGTGATCTTTAGAATGGATGAGGTGGAAATGTTATTGCCTGTTAGAGTTGGAGATTATACGGATTTTTATGCCAGTAAAGAGCATGCCACAAATGTAGGTAGTTTATTTAGAGATCCGGAAAACGCCTTATTACCAAACTGGTTGCATATCCCTATAGGCTACCACGGGAGGAGTTCTTCTATTATTCCGTCAGGAACGCCCGTAAGAAGACCTTACGGACAAACGAAACCACCGGAAGGATCTGCTACTCCCGGTTTTTGCCCTTCCAAACTATTAGATTTTGAACTGGAAATGGCATTTATCACTACCACTTCAAACCACTTGGGAGAGCGTATTTCTGTTAAAGAAGCTGAAGAGTACATATTCGGATTGGTACAATTTAACGATTGGTCGGCACGAGATATCCAGGCATGGGAATATGTACCCTTAGGCCCTTTTTTAGGAAAAAGTTTTGCTTCAACCATCTCTCCCTGGATTGTTACGTTAGATGCTTTAGAGCCGTTCAGAGTGGATAACCCTAAACAAGATCCTGCGCCCTTAGCATATTTGCAACATAGCGGTAAAGGAAGTTTTGACATTCATTTACAAGTTGCCATTCAACCGGAGGGTGAAAAAGAAACGGTAGTGGCGAACTCCAATTTTAAATATATGTATTGGACTATGGCACAGCAATTAGCACACCATACGGTAAACGGATGTCCTGTAAATGCCGGCGATATGATGGGGAGCGGTACTATTTCCGGCCCTACTAAAGATAGCTATGGTTCCATGTTAGAATTGACATGGAAAGGTAAAAACCCGCTACAGATGAGTGATGGATCAGAAAGAAAATTTATAAACGATCACGATACCGTTATTATGAGAGCTCATTGCCAAAATGATAACGTCAGAATTGGGTTTGGAGAATGTATCGGTAAAATAGTACCGGCAAAATGA